The following are from one region of the Silene latifolia isolate original U9 population chromosome 9, ASM4854445v1, whole genome shotgun sequence genome:
- the LOC141600698 gene encoding uncharacterized protein LOC141600698: MSDSNSNSDSSNDNIVDQNRRSDYQWEAEVDERSELIQNLITDRINAYVNRRIRQPIPPPRRPRRNIERNREEGHNQLYNDYFMNPVYPEDVFRRRFRMHKHLFMRIVNALSANDRFFQQRAGGNRRPSFSPIQRCTTALRVLAYGTSTDSVDEYLRMSETAVRDSLKLFVEGVISCFGNEYLRRPNPQDLGRLLHMGEVRGFPGMLGSFDCMHWEWKNCPTAWAGQYVGRSSKPTIILETVASYDLWIWHAFFGTPGSLNDINVLQRSPLFNDVLEESAPNVNFAVNGTEYNMGYYLADGIYPGWATFVKTISAPQIQKHKLFATRQESCRKDSD, encoded by the coding sequence ATGTCTGATTCAAACTCCAATTCTGATTCATCAAACGATAATATTGTCGATCAAAATAGGCGTTCCGATTACCAATGGGAAGCCGAAGTCGATGAAAGATCTGAGTTAATACAAAACCTTATTACAGATCGTATAAATGCTTATGTCAACAGAAGAATCCGTCAACCAATTCCTCCTCCTAGACGTCCTAGGAGAAACATTGAGAGGAATCGTGAAGAAGGTCATAACCAATTGTACAATGACTACTTTATGAATCCAGTCTATCCCGAAGATGTATTTCGCAGGAGATTTCGCATGCACAAGCATCTATTCATGCGCATTGTTAATGCTTTATCCGCCAATGATCGATTTTTTCAACAAAGAGCTGGCGGTAATAGGAGACCTAGTTTCTCCCCAATACAGAGATGCACAACTGCTTTAAGAGTTCTAGCTTATGGTACGTCTACTGATTCAGTAGATGAGTATTTGCGTATGAGCGAGACAGCCGTAAGGGACTCTCTCAAATTGTTCGTCGAAGGTGTAATCAGTTGCTTTGGGAACGAATATCTACGGAGGCCGAACCCTCAAGATTTAGGGAGGTTACTTCATATGGGGGAAGTTCGTGGATTTCCTGGTATGCTGGGTAGCTTTGACTGCATGCACTGGGAATGGAAAAATTGTCCCACAGCGTGGGCGGGACAATATGTCGGGAGAAGTTCAAAGCCAACAATAATTTTGGAAACGGTCGCTTCGTACGATTTGTGGATATGGCATGCCTTCTTCGGTACACCAGGTTCGCTCAATGATATTAATGTTCTTCAACGTTCTCCACTCTTTAATGACGTTTTGGAAGAATCCGCCCCTAATGTTAATTTTGCGGTTAATGGCACGGAGTATAATATGGGATATTATCTTGCTGATGGTATATATCCTGGTTGGGCAACGTTTGTTAAAACAATTAGTGCGCCACAAATTCAAAAGCATAAGTTATTTGCAACTCGACAAGAGAGTTGTCGAAAAGATTCTGATTGA